A genomic segment from Microcella flavibacter encodes:
- a CDS encoding IS256 family transposase: protein MALDQSALLELLGELKLTDVNDRIRVATETLYQELIDAEAAAFIGAAPFERSPDRTTQRNGTRLRTLTTTAGELELRIPKLRQGSFFPSLLERRRRVDQALFAVVMEAYVHGVSTRKVDDLVKALGADTGISKSEVSRICSNLDEDVAAFRDRPLADSTYPYVFLDATYCKARVGRRVVSQAVVVAVGVAADGRREVLGFEVGDTESQPFWTAFLRSLKARGLGGVKLVISDAHTGLIAAIDTVFQGSSWQRCRVHFMRNVLANVPKTAGPMVASIIRTIFAQPDTEHVFTQFHEVVRMLSRSHPKIAGMLEDAQNDILAFCQFPATHWRQIWSTNPLERVNKEIKRRTDVVGTFPNPAALLRLAGHVLIEQHDEWDGADRRYFSEHSMKLLNVTEEEVAIPELAAA from the coding sequence CGAGACGCTCTACCAGGAGCTGATCGACGCGGAAGCAGCTGCGTTCATCGGCGCTGCCCCGTTCGAACGCTCCCCGGACCGTACGACGCAGCGCAACGGGACCCGGCTGCGGACCCTCACCACCACCGCGGGGGAGCTGGAGTTGCGGATCCCGAAGCTGCGGCAGGGATCGTTTTTCCCGTCGCTGCTGGAACGCCGCCGCCGGGTCGATCAGGCCCTGTTCGCGGTCGTGATGGAGGCGTACGTCCACGGCGTCTCCACCCGCAAGGTCGACGACCTGGTGAAGGCGCTCGGTGCCGACACCGGGATCAGCAAGTCGGAGGTGTCGCGGATCTGCAGCAACCTCGACGAGGACGTCGCGGCGTTCCGCGATCGGCCGCTCGCGGACAGCACGTACCCGTACGTGTTCCTCGACGCGACCTACTGCAAAGCCCGCGTCGGCCGGCGGGTCGTCTCCCAAGCCGTCGTCGTCGCGGTCGGTGTCGCCGCCGACGGGCGCAGGGAAGTCCTCGGCTTCGAGGTCGGGGACACCGAATCGCAACCGTTCTGGACCGCGTTCCTTCGCTCGCTGAAGGCCCGCGGGCTGGGCGGAGTGAAGCTGGTGATCTCCGACGCGCACACCGGGCTGATCGCGGCGATCGACACCGTCTTCCAAGGCTCGTCATGGCAGCGGTGTCGGGTCCACTTCATGCGCAACGTGCTTGCCAACGTCCCCAAGACCGCTGGGCCGATGGTCGCGTCGATCATCCGCACGATCTTCGCCCAGCCAGACACCGAGCACGTGTTCACCCAATTCCACGAAGTCGTCCGCATGCTCTCGAGGTCGCACCCGAAGATCGCCGGCATGCTCGAGGACGCGCAGAACGACATCCTCGCGTTCTGTCAGTTTCCCGCCACACACTGGCGGCAGATCTGGTCCACGAACCCGCTCGAGCGGGTCAACAAGGAGATCAAACGCCGCACCGACGTCGTCGGCACATTCCCCAACCCCGCCGCGTTGCTGCGCCTGGCCGGACACGTCCTGATCGAGCAACACGACGAATGGGACGGCGCTGACCGCCGCTACTTCAGCGAGCACTCCATGAAGCTCCTGAACGTCACCGAAGAGGAGGTCGCGATCCCGGAACTCGCTGCGGCATAA
- a CDS encoding aldose 1-epimerase family protein, with translation MTQTSAPTGEQYSLRLDGPNGPVEAVVTEVAAALRMLTVDGHDLTQSYPEGSTPPFGDGIVLVPWPNRVRDGVWTLDGEAQQLDITEVAKNNAIHGLLRYGAYRLVDRTDSSVTLGAAVVPQHGYPFHLWTTVSYELVDDGVRVTHAVTNLGSSAAPYAVGTHPFLRVGSHSVESLTITARTAEHVMVDARLNPEGLEPVAGTRYDLTQPTRIEGLEFDDAWRVEPDDDGVIRTTVAAPDGASTTLWQQGDWQWLQVFITRIFPTPEGLTTAIAVEPMTAPADALNSGLGLRWIEPGASWSGSWGITRQS, from the coding sequence GTGACTCAGACCTCCGCGCCCACCGGCGAGCAGTACTCCCTCCGTCTCGACGGCCCGAACGGCCCGGTCGAGGCGGTCGTCACCGAGGTCGCGGCGGCGCTGCGGATGCTCACGGTCGACGGCCACGACCTGACGCAGTCGTACCCGGAGGGCTCGACGCCCCCCTTCGGCGACGGCATCGTGCTCGTGCCGTGGCCGAACCGCGTGCGCGACGGCGTCTGGACCCTCGACGGCGAGGCCCAGCAGCTCGACATCACCGAGGTCGCGAAGAACAACGCCATCCACGGTCTGCTGCGCTACGGCGCGTACCGCCTGGTCGACCGCACGGACTCGTCGGTGACGCTGGGCGCCGCGGTGGTGCCGCAGCACGGCTACCCCTTCCACCTGTGGACCACGGTCTCGTACGAGCTCGTCGACGACGGCGTGCGGGTGACGCACGCGGTGACGAACCTCGGCTCGTCGGCCGCCCCGTACGCGGTGGGCACGCACCCGTTCCTGCGGGTGGGGTCGCACTCGGTGGAGTCGCTGACGATCACGGCCCGCACGGCCGAGCACGTAATGGTGGATGCTCGCCTCAACCCCGAGGGTCTGGAACCGGTCGCCGGTACCCGCTACGACCTGACGCAGCCGACCCGCATCGAGGGTCTCGAGTTCGACGACGCCTGGCGCGTCGAGCCGGATGACGACGGCGTCATCCGCACCACCGTCGCGGCGCCCGACGGCGCGAGCACGACGCTGTGGCAGCAGGGCGACTGGCAGTGGTTGCAGGTGTTCATCACCCGCATCTTCCCGACGCCGGAGGGTCTGACGACGGCGATCGCGGTCGAGCCGATGACGGCCCCGGCCGACGCCCTCAACTCGGGCCTCGGCCTGCGCTGGATCGAGCCGGGCGCCTCCTGGTCGGGCAGCTGGGGCATCACCCGCCAGTCCTGA
- a CDS encoding DeoR/GlpR family DNA-binding transcription regulator, producing the protein MADTAPRRRERLAGAVARRGFARVADLARELGVSEVTVRTDLAALEADGRLTRVHGGAMPRGLVAERESSLEQSRARLARAKSAIAEAAAARVQSGQSVLLDVGSTTLAVAHALVARVELQEVVVVTNGLAIALALEPGIPRLTVVVTGGTVRSLQHSLVNPLATTLLEGVRADLAILGATGVHLEHGVTNVNLPEAEVKRRMVDSAAERILVADSSKVGQAHLGRVAALAEIDELITDTGIDGGDAAALRDAGLRVREVAPHRR; encoded by the coding sequence ATGGCCGACACCGCCCCCCGCCGCCGCGAGCGCCTCGCCGGCGCCGTCGCCCGGCGCGGCTTCGCCCGCGTCGCCGACCTGGCCCGCGAGCTCGGCGTCAGCGAGGTCACGGTGCGCACCGACCTGGCGGCGCTCGAGGCCGACGGGCGCCTCACCCGCGTGCACGGCGGCGCGATGCCGCGCGGACTCGTCGCCGAGCGCGAGTCGAGCCTCGAGCAGTCGCGCGCCCGGCTCGCCCGCGCCAAGTCGGCGATCGCCGAGGCCGCGGCGGCCCGCGTGCAGTCGGGGCAGAGCGTGCTGCTCGATGTCGGATCCACGACGCTGGCGGTGGCGCACGCGCTCGTCGCCCGCGTGGAGCTGCAGGAGGTCGTGGTGGTGACGAACGGGCTCGCCATCGCGCTGGCGCTCGAGCCGGGCATCCCGCGTCTGACGGTCGTCGTGACGGGAGGCACAGTGCGCTCGCTGCAGCACTCGCTGGTGAACCCGCTGGCGACGACGCTGCTCGAGGGGGTGCGGGCCGATCTGGCGATCCTGGGGGCGACGGGCGTGCACCTCGAGCACGGGGTGACGAACGTGAACCTGCCCGAGGCGGAGGTGAAGCGGCGCATGGTCGACAGCGCCGCCGAGCGCATCCTCGTCGCCGACTCGTCGAAGGTCGGGCAGGCGCACCTGGGCCGGGTGGCGGCGCTCGCCGAGATCGACGAGCTGATCACCGACACCGGCATCGATGGGGGGGATGCGGCGGCGCTGCGCGACGCCGGGCTGCGCGTGCGCGAGGTGGCGCCGCACCGTCGGTAG
- the galT gene encoding galactose-1-phosphate uridylyltransferase encodes MPITLRTDVLADGRELLYFDDADTTLGPERGVDARVLDPRPTTASMRQDVLTGDWVSIASNRQNRVFLPPADQDPLAPQTAANPSEIPSRYDVAVFENRSPSFGPALEHEHAPADLSDLAEIGLERTRTSVGRCEVVCFSPEHEGSFGSQTVSRARTVIEAWSQRTAALSAMPGIQQVFVFENRGQEIGVTLGHPHGQIYAYPFITPRTSALLRSVEAVGDDLFARILASEQASERVLIQGEHFTAFVPFAARWPLEIHLLPHRHVPDLAGLTDEEKDELAPLYRRLLRGLDALYDTPTPYIAAWHQAPVHAGRDAVRLMLQVTSPRRAADKLKYLAGSEAAMGAFIGDVAPETQAAFIRSGIEKADTAEKADQQ; translated from the coding sequence ATGCCCATCACCCTGCGCACCGACGTGCTCGCCGACGGCCGCGAGCTGCTCTACTTCGACGACGCCGACACGACCCTCGGCCCCGAGCGCGGCGTCGACGCCCGCGTGCTCGACCCGCGCCCGACGACCGCGAGCATGCGGCAGGACGTGCTCACCGGCGACTGGGTGTCGATCGCGAGCAACCGGCAGAACCGCGTGTTCCTGCCGCCGGCCGACCAGGACCCGCTGGCGCCCCAGACCGCGGCGAACCCGAGCGAGATCCCGAGCCGGTACGACGTCGCCGTCTTCGAGAACCGCTCCCCCAGCTTCGGCCCCGCGCTCGAGCACGAGCACGCCCCGGCCGACCTCTCCGACCTCGCCGAGATCGGCCTCGAGCGCACCCGCACGAGCGTCGGGCGCTGCGAGGTCGTGTGCTTCTCGCCCGAGCACGAGGGCTCGTTCGGCTCGCAGACGGTGAGCCGCGCGCGCACCGTCATCGAGGCGTGGAGCCAGCGCACCGCCGCGCTGAGCGCGATGCCGGGCATCCAGCAGGTGTTCGTCTTCGAGAACCGCGGCCAGGAGATCGGCGTCACCCTCGGCCACCCCCACGGCCAGATCTACGCGTACCCCTTCATCACGCCGCGCACGAGCGCCCTGCTGCGCTCGGTCGAGGCGGTCGGAGACGACCTGTTCGCGCGCATCCTCGCGAGCGAGCAGGCGAGCGAGCGCGTGCTCATCCAGGGCGAGCACTTCACCGCCTTCGTGCCGTTCGCCGCGCGCTGGCCCCTCGAGATCCACCTGCTGCCGCACCGCCACGTGCCCGACCTCGCCGGCCTCACCGACGAGGAGAAGGACGAGCTCGCCCCGCTCTACCGCCGCCTGCTGCGCGGACTCGACGCCCTGTACGACACCCCCACGCCCTACATCGCCGCCTGGCACCAGGCACCGGTGCACGCGGGGCGGGATGCGGTGCGCCTGATGCTGCAGGTGACGAGTCCGCGGCGCGCGGCTGACAAACTGAAGTACCTCGCCGGGTCGGAGGCCGCCATGGGCGCCTTCATCGGCGACGTCGCGCCCGAGACCCAGGCCGCGTTCATCCGCTCCGGCATCGAGAAGGCCGACACGGCCGAGAAGGCAGACCAGCAGTGA
- the galK gene encoding galactokinase: protein MSDIRDDARTGFTSAFGGEPDGLWSAPGRVNLIGEHTDYNEGFVLPLAIDRRTVVAIGLREDRVIRVASDFADEVVEIDLDALSPEVLTGWPAYPLGVAWALTEFGADLSAVPGLDLFIVSDVPVGAGLSSSAAIESAVALGLNDVWRLGLDRRTLARVGQRAENVAVGAPTGIMDQSASLLGSVDHAVFLDCRTLETELVPLGLAEAGLALLVIDTGVKHSHATGGYGERREACERGAAVMGVSSLRDLGVDDLARAGDLLDDVTFRRVRHVVTENQRVLDTVAVLRADGAEAIGELLDASHRSMRDDFEISVPELDLAVETAVQAGAIGARMTGGGFGGAAIALVRIDDLSRIQVAVDNAFGEHAFGQPDTFVVTASEGAARN, encoded by the coding sequence ATCAGCGACATCCGCGACGACGCCCGCACCGGCTTCACCTCGGCCTTCGGCGGCGAGCCCGACGGCCTCTGGTCGGCTCCGGGCCGCGTCAACCTCATCGGCGAGCACACCGACTACAACGAGGGCTTCGTGCTGCCGCTCGCGATCGACCGCCGCACCGTCGTCGCCATCGGGCTGCGCGAGGATCGCGTCATCCGGGTCGCGAGCGACTTCGCCGACGAGGTCGTCGAGATCGATCTCGACGCGCTCAGCCCCGAGGTGCTGACCGGCTGGCCGGCCTACCCGCTCGGCGTGGCCTGGGCCCTCACCGAGTTCGGCGCCGACCTCTCGGCCGTGCCGGGCCTCGACCTCTTCATCGTCAGCGACGTGCCCGTCGGGGCGGGGCTGTCGAGCTCGGCCGCGATCGAGAGCGCCGTCGCGCTCGGCCTCAACGACGTCTGGCGGCTGGGTCTCGACCGCCGCACGCTCGCCCGCGTCGGCCAGCGCGCCGAGAACGTCGCCGTCGGCGCCCCCACGGGCATCATGGACCAGTCGGCCTCGCTGCTCGGCAGCGTCGACCACGCGGTGTTCCTCGACTGCCGCACGCTCGAGACCGAGCTCGTGCCGCTCGGCCTCGCCGAGGCGGGCCTCGCCCTGCTCGTCATCGACACCGGGGTGAAGCACTCGCACGCCACCGGCGGCTACGGCGAGCGCCGGGAGGCCTGCGAGCGCGGCGCCGCCGTCATGGGCGTCTCCTCGCTGCGCGACCTCGGCGTCGACGACCTCGCCCGCGCGGGCGATCTGCTCGACGACGTCACCTTCCGCCGCGTGCGCCACGTCGTCACCGAGAACCAGCGCGTGCTCGACACCGTCGCCGTGCTGCGGGCCGACGGCGCCGAGGCGATCGGCGAGCTGCTCGACGCCTCGCACCGCAGCATGCGCGACGACTTCGAGATCTCGGTGCCCGAGCTCGACCTCGCCGTCGAGACGGCCGTCCAGGCCGGCGCGATCGGGGCCCGGATGACCGGCGGCGGTTTCGGCGGGGCCGCCATCGCCCTCGTCCGCATCGACGACCTCTCGCGCATCCAGGTCGCCGTCGACAACGCGTTCGGCGAGCACGCCTTCGGCCAGCCCGACACCTTCGTCGTGACCGCCTCGGAGGGCGCCGCGCGCAACTGA
- the galE gene encoding UDP-glucose 4-epimerase GalE, whose protein sequence is MTTLVTGGAGYIGAHVVRALEAVGRETVIVDDLSADRAHSPAGPANRIDLASTDAAEALELLMRERGVTSVVHLAARKSVAESVARPAWYFQQNVGGLSTLLLAMERAAVPTLVFSSSAAVYGEAPLEPITEDAPAEPVNPYGDSKLVGERLVRWAVASGALRAASLRYFNVAGTASADLVDTGTANLIPLALGAIARGERPTVFGDDYPTPDGTCVRDYVHVADLAEAHVAVLDALESGREISPVFNVGTGSGSSVREVIERAAAITGLPIEPLHAPRRAGDPPAVVGDVSLIARELGWHARLGLDDMLRSAWDARPAAD, encoded by the coding sequence ATGACCACCCTCGTCACCGGCGGAGCCGGCTACATCGGCGCCCACGTCGTGCGCGCCCTCGAGGCGGTCGGCCGTGAGACGGTCATCGTCGACGACCTGTCGGCGGATCGCGCGCACTCCCCCGCCGGGCCCGCGAACCGCATCGACCTCGCGTCGACCGACGCCGCCGAGGCGCTCGAGCTGCTCATGCGCGAGCGGGGCGTCACGAGCGTCGTGCACCTCGCCGCGCGCAAGAGCGTCGCCGAGTCGGTCGCGCGACCGGCCTGGTACTTCCAGCAGAACGTCGGCGGCCTGTCGACGCTGCTGCTCGCCATGGAGCGCGCGGCGGTGCCGACGCTCGTGTTCTCCTCCTCCGCCGCCGTCTACGGCGAGGCGCCGCTCGAGCCGATCACCGAGGACGCCCCGGCCGAGCCCGTGAACCCGTACGGCGATTCGAAGCTCGTCGGCGAGCGACTCGTGCGCTGGGCGGTCGCCTCGGGCGCACTGCGCGCGGCGAGCCTGCGCTACTTCAACGTCGCGGGCACCGCGAGCGCCGACCTGGTCGACACCGGCACGGCGAACCTCATCCCGCTGGCGCTCGGCGCCATCGCCCGCGGGGAGCGGCCGACCGTGTTCGGCGACGACTACCCCACGCCCGACGGCACCTGCGTGCGCGACTACGTGCATGTGGCCGACCTCGCCGAGGCGCACGTCGCCGTGCTCGACGCCCTCGAGTCGGGCCGCGAGATCAGCCCCGTCTTCAACGTCGGCACCGGGTCGGGCAGCAGCGTGCGCGAGGTCATCGAGCGCGCGGCGGCGATCACCGGCCTGCCGATCGAGCCTCTCCATGCGCCGCGCCGCGCGGGCGATCCGCCCGCGGTGGTCGGCGACGTGAGCCTCATCGCGCGCGAGCTGGGCTGGCACGCTCGGCTCGGACTCGATGACATGCTCCGATCGGCATGGGACGCCCGGCCGGCCGCTGACTGA
- a CDS encoding malate:quinone oxidoreductase, translating to MSERIDVALIGAGIMSATLATMLQQLEPEWDIRIYERLSDVALESSNPWNNAGTGHAALCELNYTPEKADGTIDITNAVKVNEQFQVSRQFWAYLVNEGTLPDPKAFLNSTPHMSFVWGEANVAYLRKRFDALKDHPLFAGMEYSEDAAQIRRWAPLLLPGRAKSQPIAATYMAAGTDVDFGALTSLLVEGFIENGGRLEVEHTVRGLKRLKADGAWRLKLRHEIGETPLEIEARFVFVGAGGHALPLLQKSGIPEIKGFGGFPISGEWLRSDNPEVVAKHLAKVYGKASVGAPPMSVPHLDTRVVDGQASLLFGPYAGFSPKFLKTGSWFDLFGSIRLHNIVPMLQVGLRNFDLVKYLVGELLANRDDRLDALREFYPNANGDDWYKMVAGQRVQVIKNDPEKGGVLQFGTEVVAAADGSIAGLLGASPGASTAAPIMLELLQRCFPDRIAGWTPQLTRMVPTYGGTVSESPETADRVLGETAAALAIAR from the coding sequence GTGAGTGAACGCATCGACGTAGCGCTGATCGGCGCCGGAATCATGAGCGCGACCCTGGCGACCATGCTCCAGCAGCTCGAGCCCGAGTGGGACATCCGCATCTACGAGCGCCTGAGCGACGTCGCTCTCGAGAGCTCGAACCCGTGGAACAACGCGGGCACCGGCCACGCGGCCCTGTGCGAGCTCAACTACACGCCCGAGAAGGCCGACGGCACGATCGACATCACCAACGCGGTGAAGGTCAACGAGCAGTTCCAGGTCTCGCGGCAGTTCTGGGCGTACCTCGTGAACGAGGGCACCCTGCCCGACCCGAAGGCGTTCCTCAACTCGACCCCGCACATGAGCTTCGTCTGGGGCGAGGCCAACGTCGCCTACCTGCGCAAGCGCTTCGACGCGCTGAAGGACCACCCGCTGTTCGCCGGCATGGAGTACAGCGAGGATGCCGCGCAGATCCGCCGCTGGGCGCCCCTGCTCCTCCCGGGCCGTGCGAAGAGCCAGCCCATCGCGGCGACGTACATGGCCGCGGGCACGGACGTCGACTTCGGAGCGCTCACGAGCCTGCTCGTCGAGGGCTTCATCGAGAACGGCGGCCGGCTCGAGGTCGAGCACACGGTGCGCGGGCTCAAGAGGCTCAAGGCGGACGGCGCCTGGCGACTGAAGCTGCGCCACGAGATCGGCGAGACGCCGCTCGAGATCGAGGCGCGCTTCGTCTTCGTCGGTGCCGGCGGCCACGCGCTGCCCTTGCTGCAGAAGAGCGGCATCCCCGAGATCAAGGGCTTCGGCGGGTTCCCCATCAGCGGCGAGTGGCTGCGCAGCGACAACCCCGAGGTCGTCGCCAAGCACCTCGCGAAGGTCTACGGCAAGGCGAGCGTCGGCGCCCCGCCGATGTCGGTGCCCCACCTCGACACCCGCGTCGTCGACGGCCAGGCATCCCTGCTGTTCGGCCCGTACGCCGGCTTCAGCCCCAAGTTCCTCAAGACCGGCTCGTGGTTCGACCTGTTCGGCTCGATCCGCCTGCACAACATCGTGCCGATGCTGCAGGTGGGGCTGCGCAACTTCGACCTGGTCAAGTACCTCGTCGGCGAGCTGCTCGCGAACCGCGACGACCGCCTGGATGCTCTGCGCGAGTTCTACCCGAACGCGAACGGCGACGACTGGTACAAGATGGTCGCCGGCCAGCGGGTGCAGGTCATCAAGAACGACCCCGAGAAGGGCGGCGTGCTGCAGTTCGGCACCGAGGTCGTCGCGGCGGCCGACGGCTCGATCGCGGGCCTGCTGGGCGCCTCACCCGGAGCCTCGACGGCCGCGCCGATCATGCTCGAGCTGCTGCAGCGCTGCTTCCCCGACCGCATCGCGGGCTGGACCCCGCAGCTGACGCGCATGGTGCCGACCTACGGCGGCACCGTCAGCGAGTCGCCCGAGACGGCGGATCGCGTGCTCGGCGAGACCGCCGCGGCGCTCGCCATCGCCCGGTAG
- a CDS encoding sulfite exporter TauE/SafE family protein has translation MGRVARVILPLLATGLVGGLLSGMFGVGGGIVMVPMLMWWARMDQRRASTTSLVAIVPSAIVGSIGYGINGEIDYLAAGLIALGAVVGAPIGSWLLRTLPLGWLRWLFIGGLLIIAVRLILVAPERGGSLDVEVLPLLGLVLLGFLMGIASGMFGIGGGVIAVPVLIALFGLGDLVAKGTSLLAMIPTALSGTVANVRAGMVDVRQGLIVGIAAAVASLGGVALAFLVPPQVAGVLFGILLLAVVVQLSVRAIRAQRAAKAAAAAADDATPKD, from the coding sequence ATCGGTAGGGTTGCGCGAGTGATTCTGCCCCTTCTTGCCACCGGCCTCGTCGGCGGGCTCCTCTCCGGGATGTTCGGCGTCGGCGGCGGCATCGTCATGGTGCCCATGCTCATGTGGTGGGCCCGCATGGACCAGCGCCGAGCATCCACCACCAGCCTCGTCGCGATCGTGCCGAGCGCGATCGTCGGCAGCATCGGCTACGGCATCAATGGCGAGATCGACTACCTCGCCGCGGGGCTCATCGCCCTCGGCGCCGTGGTGGGCGCCCCGATCGGCTCGTGGCTGCTGCGCACGCTGCCGCTCGGCTGGCTGCGCTGGCTGTTCATCGGCGGGCTGCTCATCATCGCGGTGCGCCTCATCCTCGTCGCGCCCGAGCGCGGCGGCAGCCTCGACGTCGAGGTGCTGCCGCTGCTCGGCCTCGTGCTGCTGGGGTTCCTCATGGGCATCGCGAGCGGCATGTTCGGCATCGGCGGCGGCGTCATCGCGGTTCCCGTGCTCATCGCGCTGTTCGGGCTCGGCGACCTCGTCGCGAAGGGCACGTCGCTGCTGGCGATGATCCCGACGGCGCTGTCGGGCACGGTCGCGAACGTGCGCGCCGGCATGGTGGATGTTCGGCAGGGCCTCATCGTCGGCATCGCGGCAGCCGTCGCCTCGCTCGGCGGCGTGGCGCTCGCGTTCCTCGTGCCGCCGCAGGTCGCCGGCGTGCTGTTCGGCATCCTGCTGCTCGCCGTGGTCGTGCAGCTCAGCGTGCGGGCGATCCGGGCGCAGCGGGCCGCGAAGGCGGCCGCGGCCGCGGCCGACGACGCTACGCCGAAGGACTGA
- a CDS encoding SGNH/GDSL hydrolase family protein: MSADEARAASDAAGAPVASYAAIGDSFTEGMGDELPDGTPRGWADLVALGLAHAAQQPLGYANLAIRGRLLGPILDDQLPVALALRPELLTINGGGNDIMRPRVSVAGVADRLVDAAERATAQGIRVVLVSGADPGDHIPLGGLLRARGDELAREVRQRIHGSGMLFVDNWGDEGLRALRYWSIDRLHLNALGHARVAANVLAALDVPVAPGGRSEVERLHELEAARPRTAAYWREYVLPWIGRRLTGRSSGDGRAPKRATLEPISPSA; encoded by the coding sequence GTGAGCGCCGACGAGGCCCGCGCGGCGTCCGACGCCGCTGGCGCACCCGTGGCGAGCTACGCCGCCATCGGCGACAGCTTCACCGAGGGCATGGGCGACGAGCTGCCCGACGGCACGCCCCGCGGCTGGGCCGACCTCGTCGCCCTCGGCCTCGCCCACGCCGCGCAGCAGCCGCTCGGCTACGCCAACCTCGCCATCCGCGGCCGGCTGCTCGGCCCCATCCTCGACGACCAGCTGCCCGTCGCCCTCGCGCTGCGCCCCGAGCTGCTGACCATCAACGGCGGCGGCAATGACATCATGCGCCCGCGCGTCTCGGTCGCCGGGGTCGCCGACCGGCTCGTCGACGCGGCCGAGCGGGCGACGGCGCAGGGAATCCGGGTCGTGCTCGTGAGCGGGGCCGACCCCGGCGATCACATCCCCCTCGGCGGCCTGCTGCGGGCGCGCGGCGACGAGCTGGCGCGCGAGGTGCGGCAGCGCATCCATGGCTCCGGGATGCTCTTCGTCGACAACTGGGGCGACGAGGGCCTGCGCGCCCTGCGCTACTGGTCGATCGACCGCCTGCACCTCAACGCGCTCGGCCATGCCCGCGTGGCCGCGAACGTGCTGGCCGCGCTCGACGTGCCCGTGGCGCCCGGAGGGCGGTCAGAGGTCGAGCGTCTGCACGAGCTCGAGGCGGCGCGCCCGCGCACCGCCGCCTACTGGCGCGAGTACGTGCTGCCGTGGATCGGCCGTCGCCTGACGGGCCGGTCGAGCGGCGACGGGCGCGCGCCGAAGCGGGCGACGCTCGAGCCGATCAGTCCTTCGGCGTAG
- a CDS encoding SGNH/GDSL hydrolase family protein: protein MTARSDLRRSARRASRPALLGLLAIVASVGLVACAAPAAALAPPEGDGPVVAFYGDSYTLGTGASDPALRWSTVISEERGWREYNPSVNGLGYINNRSTFGDGDLPDLIIEQQPDIVFVTMGLNDNFSYDRVGERIQEQMNDDIDILVEALPEARFIVVEPFWYTDERPESVEVIIRWQREMAERIDADYIEGASRWIEGRPELMASDGLHPDDDGYAVMTERMRAELEALGL from the coding sequence ATGACCGCTCGTTCCGACCTCCGCCGCAGCGCGCGCCGCGCATCCCGCCCCGCCCTGCTCGGCCTGCTCGCCATCGTCGCCTCCGTCGGGCTCGTCGCCTGCGCGGCGCCCGCCGCCGCCCTCGCGCCGCCCGAGGGCGACGGCCCCGTCGTGGCCTTCTACGGCGACTCGTACACGCTCGGAACCGGCGCGAGCGACCCCGCGCTGCGGTGGTCGACCGTCATCAGCGAGGAGCGCGGCTGGCGCGAGTACAACCCCAGCGTCAACGGGCTCGGCTACATCAACAACCGATCCACCTTCGGCGACGGCGACCTGCCCGACCTCATCATCGAGCAGCAGCCCGACATCGTCTTCGTCACGATGGGCCTCAACGACAACTTCTCGTACGACCGGGTCGGCGAGCGCATCCAGGAGCAGATGAACGACGACATCGACATCCTCGTCGAGGCGCTGCCCGAGGCGCGCTTCATCGTCGTCGAGCCGTTCTGGTACACCGACGAGCGGCCCGAGTCGGTCGAGGTCATCATCCGCTGGCAGCGCGAGATGGCCGAGCGCATCGACGCCGACTACATCGAAGGCGCCTCGCGCTGGATCGAGGGCCGCCCCGAGCTCATGGCCTCCGACGGGCTGCACCCCGACGACGACGGCTACGCGGTCATGACCGAGCGCATGCGTGCCGAGCTCGAGGCGCTGGGCCTGTGA